TCTATGAAGGCATGGAACTCAAAGTGGATCCGGCCGGCGATTATTCCGAATACGATAAGAAGTTCACCACGCTTGAGAAAGGCGACGACAGTTGGAAAGCGCTTGCAAAACGACTGAGTCTGAAAGATTCCGATCTCAAGAAGCTGAACAAGGGCATCGACGACGACAGCTTCCGACCAGGGAAGCGGATTCGGATTGCGAAATAATTGAAAGAGAAAGGCCACCCGAACGGTGGCCTTTCTCTTTTCGGCACATGGACAGCATGGGAGCCATAAACCCATCCACCTTCTTCCATCGCCTTTCCGTATCTTTGCATACTCATGACAGGCGGCGATTTATACCTTTCCCGTGGCGCCAGCGCTTCCAAGGAAGATGTGCATAACGCCATCCGCAAGCTCGACAAGGGCCTGTTCCCGAAAGCGTTTTGTAAGATCGTTCCCGACACCCTTTCGGGAAGCGAGGACCACTGCCTGATCATGCATGCCGATGGCGCCGGCACCAAATCCTCCCTTGCCTATGCCTATTGGAAGGCCACCGGCGACCTGAGTGTATGGAAAGGTATCGCCCAGGATGCGATCGTCATGAATACCGATGATCTCCTTTGCGTAGGCGCGACGGACAATATCCTGCTCTCCTCTACCATCGGACGCAACAAGCGACTGATTCCCGGGGAAGTCATTCAAGCCTTGATTGAAGGTACCGAAGCCATCTGCGAACAACTGCGTTCGTTTGGCATCGATATCCGGCTCACCGGAGGCGAGACCGCCGACGTGGGCGACCTGGTCCGTACGGTGATCGTTGATTCAACGGTTGTAAGTCGGATGCGCCGCGACCAGGTGATCTCCAACGACCGGATCCGTGCGGGTGATGTGATCATCGGGCTGGCTTCCTATGGACAAACATCCTACGAGACCGAATACAATGGCGGTATGGGCAGCAACGGCCTTACCAGCGCCCGACACGACGTCTTCTCCAAAGCCGTCGCGGAACAGTTCCCGGAAACTTATGACCCGGAGTTGGACCCCAACGTAACCTATTGCGGCAGCCGCAAGCTCACCGACCCGGTTGATATCGGCAACGGCAAGACGATGCATGCTGCCAAACTGGTTTTGTCACCCACACGTACCTATGCGCCGGTCATCCGCCAGGTGCTGGCCGAAATGCGACAAGACATTCACGGCATCGTGCATTGCAGCGGCGGTGCACAGACAAAGGTGTTGCATTTTGTCGACGGTCTGCATGTGATCAAAGACCAGCTTTTCGCCATTCCTCCGCTCTTTAACATGATCCGTGAATCCAGCGGAGCCGATTGGAAGGAACTGTACAAGGTCTTCAACATGGGCCATCGCATGGAGCTTTATTGCGAAGCCCGACATGCAGAACGCATCCTGGCCATTGCCACAGCCTTCCAACTGGAAGCGAAAGTGATCGGGCGATGCGAAGCGGCGACAGAAAATCGCCTCAGCCTGACCACACCGGAAGGCGTCTTGGTGTATTAGCGACCGGACCGTCGATTTCGCTTCCTTAGGTTTCTCCATACTTCCTTACCTCCCGTTGACCCTTCATGTTGTTAGAACAACTCGACGCTATCAAGCAACGCTTCTTCGACGTAGAGCTTGCCATCAGTTCGCCGGATGCCGTATCCGACCGTAAACGCTTTGCCCAGTTGAACCGGGAGTACAAAGACCTGAAAGCGTTAGTGGATAAAGCGGACGAATACCGGACAGTCGTCAGTAATCTCGAACATGCACGACAGGTTGTCCAGAACGAGAAAGACGAAGAATTCCGGGAAATGGCTCGCCTGGAACTTGATGACCTCAGCGCACGATCCACCGTTCTCGAGGAAGAGATCCGACAACTCTTATTACCCGCCGATCCCGAAGATACCAAAGACGCCATCCTGGAGATACGCGCGGGCACCGGCGGTGACGAAGCCAGTCTTTTTGCAGGCGACCTCTACCGCATGTACACGCGTTACTGTGAACGTCGTGGCTTGCGCGTCGAAACGGTTGACTTCACCGAAGGTACGGCGGGTGGGTTCAAGGAAGTGATCCTGAACATTCATGGCGATAGCGCATACGGAATCCTCAAATACGAATCCGGCGTGCACCGGGTCCAACGCGTGCCGGCGACGGAGACGCAAGGACGCATCCACACCTCGGCCGCCACGGTGGTCGTATTGCCGGAAGCCGATGAATTCGACGTGGACATCAAGGCGAACGATATCCGCAAGGACCTGTTCTGCTCCTCCGGCCCAGGCGGGCAATCGGTCAACACCACCTACTCCGCCGTCCGGCTGACACACCTTCCGACCGGTATCGTCGCGCAGTGTCAGGACGAAAAATCACAGATCAAGAATTACGAGAAGGCGCTATCCGTGCTTCGTTCACGCATCTACGAGATGGAATTGAACAAGCGACTGGAGGAACGTGCGAAAAAACGGAAGACCATGGTCAGCACCGGCGACCGCTCCGCCAAGATCCGCACGTACAATTATCCGCAAAGCCGGGTCACGGACCACCGGATCGGCATGACGGTTTATAACCTTCAGGCATTCGTCGACGGCGACATCCAGGACATGATCGACGCGCTACAAGTTGCAGAGAACGCGGAGCGGATGAAGGAAGGGCGTGGGTGAAGATTGGTGATTGGAGATTTGTAATTGAAAAATGATACGGAGCCGGATTAAGATGGAAGAAAAGTTGGTAACTAGTGATTTGTAATTAATAATTAGAAACTAGAAACTAACTTTAAAAGCCGTGTTCAACTCATAAACGTAATTTTTCTAAGATAACTTGGCTGAATGTGATTTTGAGACATATGCAATCCGTAGATTCAGCTTCTCAGCCAAAAAATACCCCCTGGACCCTATGGTCTTGGGGGTGTCTTTTTATCTTTGGTGTTGCATTTATGACTTGAACTCAGGACTAGTTACGAGTTACTAGTTGCTAGTTATCAATGTATCATTGCCTAACTAGGGTTGACCGTTTTTAGTAACTCCTTTGATTGTTTTTTTGCCTAGTAATTGCGTACTTTGAAACAAATAAACCTGGGTCGCCATGAAGAACATATCTTACAAATTTAGAGTTGTCACTAATTGCGATATGTGTAAAAGTGATTCTTCAAATTTCAAATTGCTTGGTAGGAGGATGAACCGGTCGCAGGGACTAAGCCCGCGAAACAAAGTAGCCTTAATTACATCGATCGAAAAATGTAAGAAGTGCGGATTGATTTTCTCTAATCCACAACCAATTCCATTAAACATTGAGGATCATTATGGGATGGACCCGGTAGAATACTGGCAAGAGGACTATTTCAAACCGAACGTCAACGGCAATAAGGCAATAATAGAGAAGGCGATTCTATATGGCGGAAAGAATGGAAAAATACTAGACATAGGAATTGGGATTGGATTAGGAATGAAAGCCATGTTGGATGTCGGTTTAGACGTAATTGGCGTCGAGCCTTCTGCGGAGTTTAGAAATTACGCAATATCCAAAACAGGCATTCCTGGTGAAAGAATCGTGCTCAGCCCTATTGAAAATGCCAAATTTCCCGAAGATCATTTTGATTATATCAACATGGGGGCCGTGCTTGAGCATCTAGCTGATCCATCCGACTCTATCAAATTAGCTCTCCAATGGTTAAAGCCTGGTGGTAAAATAGAAATCGAAGTTCCCAATGCGGAATGGATGGTGGGCAAACTTTTTAACTTGTATTATTTTCTCACGCTTCAACCCTATGTAGCCAATATTAGTCCTATGCATCCTCCATTTCATCTTTTTGAATTTAATCTGAAGTCGTTCCAATTAAACGGTGAAATAAGTAAATACAAAATCATTCACCATCACTATTTTGTCGGCCCGACCTATTTACCCGCAATTTTTAACAGGCTTATGAATAAAATCATGAAAATTACCAATACGGGAATGCAATTAATTGTAGTTCTTGAAAAACCAAGATAAGAGAGCTGATTTTATGGTCATTCTGTCTTTGACCAGGAGCGTCTTATTTTGTGGGAACTGAAGAAATATTTAGTCAGTCATTAATATCGCATCGGCCGTTCATGACGGGCTGGGATCACAAGGCCTTGTTGAAAGCGCAGGAAGAATTGGATCCATCGGGTGAAAAATCGGTGGTGATTGACCTCGACGTTCGCAGCGCTGAATCGATCCAGGATGCGGTACGACAATTCCGGCGACATTTCGACCGGCTGGACGGCCTGATCAACAACGCGGGTCTGCTGGGCGAGTCCGATGGTTTGACAACTACGGAGTGGCCGGAACTGGACGAGCTCATTGAAACCAATGTACAAGGCCCGCTGCGGGTGATTCGCGCCTTTCTACCCTATTTACATAAGGGATCCGACACCTGCATTATCAATCTCTCGAGCGGCATGGGCGCGTCGGACAGTCTTCACGCCGACTATGGCCCTTACCGGTTTTCCAAGTATGCCATTAACGGCCTTACACGTCAGCTTGCGGAAGAATTACGGGAAGAAGCGATCGCCGTGCATGCCGTATGTCCAGGCTGGGTGCGCACCGATATGGGCGGAGCATCAGCGCCACGCTCCATTCACAAGGGAGCTGAGACACCTGTTTGGCTGGCCGTAACACCCGGGCTCACTACAGGAATGTTCTGGCGAGACAAGGCGATCATTCCCTGGTGATTCGCATTTTCAAACTTCCTCTGTCTCGACCCCAGACGTTGGCAAATGCGTGAAGGTCGAAACCTTTGTCGGGACAGAATGAAGCGATAATCGACTACAAACAAACTACTTATGCCAGTACTGCCGTTTGATTAAACGCCTCGAATCCCGTAGGTTTGCAGTATGCTTACGGAAACGCGCCGGAAGGGCGCCGCATTGGACAAAGCCCTTCTGAGCAAGGCCTGGGAATTGATGACTACCGCCCGGGCCATGTCGGATCTTTACGAAGAGAAATCCCAGATTACCCAGAAATATGTACACGCGACCTCGCGTGGACACGAAGCGGTGCAGTTAGCTCTGGGCCTTCAACTTCGTCCACAGGATTTTCTTTCCGCCTATTACCGCGATGATTCCATTCTGTTGGGCATCGGCCTACAACCCTACGAACTGATGTTGCAGTTGCTGGCCAAGCGCGACGATCCGTTTTCCGGTGGACGTACGTATTATTGTCATCCCAGCCTGCGCCGCGACGACATGCCGAAGATCCCGCACCAATCCTCGGCTACCGGCATGCAGGCGATTCCGACCACCGGCATCGCGCTTGGGGTTCATTACCGCGAGATGACCGGCATGGATCCGG
This DNA window, taken from Bacteroidota bacterium, encodes the following:
- a CDS encoding phosphoribosylformylglycinamidine cyclo-ligase, which translates into the protein MTGGDLYLSRGASASKEDVHNAIRKLDKGLFPKAFCKIVPDTLSGSEDHCLIMHADGAGTKSSLAYAYWKATGDLSVWKGIAQDAIVMNTDDLLCVGATDNILLSSTIGRNKRLIPGEVIQALIEGTEAICEQLRSFGIDIRLTGGETADVGDLVRTVIVDSTVVSRMRRDQVISNDRIRAGDVIIGLASYGQTSYETEYNGGMGSNGLTSARHDVFSKAVAEQFPETYDPELDPNVTYCGSRKLTDPVDIGNGKTMHAAKLVLSPTRTYAPVIRQVLAEMRQDIHGIVHCSGGAQTKVLHFVDGLHVIKDQLFAIPPLFNMIRESSGADWKELYKVFNMGHRMELYCEARHAERILAIATAFQLEAKVIGRCEAATENRLSLTTPEGVLVY
- the prfA gene encoding peptide chain release factor 1; protein product: MLEQLDAIKQRFFDVELAISSPDAVSDRKRFAQLNREYKDLKALVDKADEYRTVVSNLEHARQVVQNEKDEEFREMARLELDDLSARSTVLEEEIRQLLLPADPEDTKDAILEIRAGTGGDEASLFAGDLYRMYTRYCERRGLRVETVDFTEGTAGGFKEVILNIHGDSAYGILKYESGVHRVQRVPATETQGRIHTSAATVVVLPEADEFDVDIKANDIRKDLFCSSGPGGQSVNTTYSAVRLTHLPTGIVAQCQDEKSQIKNYEKALSVLRSRIYEMELNKRLEERAKKRKTMVSTGDRSAKIRTYNYPQSRVTDHRIGMTVYNLQAFVDGDIQDMIDALQVAENAERMKEGRG
- a CDS encoding SDR family NAD(P)-dependent oxidoreductase, whose amino-acid sequence is MTGWDHKALLKAQEELDPSGEKSVVIDLDVRSAESIQDAVRQFRRHFDRLDGLINNAGLLGESDGLTTTEWPELDELIETNVQGPLRVIRAFLPYLHKGSDTCIINLSSGMGASDSLHADYGPYRFSKYAINGLTRQLAEELREEAIAVHAVCPGWVRTDMGGASAPRSIHKGAETPVWLAVTPGLTTGMFWRDKAIIPW
- a CDS encoding class I SAM-dependent methyltransferase, whose product is MKNISYKFRVVTNCDMCKSDSSNFKLLGRRMNRSQGLSPRNKVALITSIEKCKKCGLIFSNPQPIPLNIEDHYGMDPVEYWQEDYFKPNVNGNKAIIEKAILYGGKNGKILDIGIGIGLGMKAMLDVGLDVIGVEPSAEFRNYAISKTGIPGERIVLSPIENAKFPEDHFDYINMGAVLEHLADPSDSIKLALQWLKPGGKIEIEVPNAEWMVGKLFNLYYFLTLQPYVANISPMHPPFHLFEFNLKSFQLNGEISKYKIIHHHYFVGPTYLPAIFNRLMNKIMKITNTGMQLIVVLEKPR